TAATCTCCGTATTTTTCTTCCGTTATAAAAGAATTATTCTTCTTTGTCggatagtttatttatttattcatttcaattatGCTTCTGCTTCGATTTCCTTATCAGACTGATTTTGTGGGGCCCAATCTCATAGGATAAATTActaaataattgagttaaaattaaacaaataaattgaaataacttctttatttttaaagatgtgattttatttttttttgagaattggATAGATGTAGTATGCCACAAAGACcctttcttttttgtttgtgtCACTGTCTGTCCCTAGTACTAAAAATTGAGTAGATAGAATTACAAATAGTAGTATTATTGTTGAATGTTGAGTGTTGAGGTGGAGGGGTGGCCTAATTATGTGGCAGGAGGAGTTTGGTTGGTAGACTGTCAATGTGGACCAGAATCTGAAGCTTTTGGTGTGTCTGATTACTGATAATGTGTGTTGGGACCAGCCAAAATATTTGTCCTTGTTGATGAATGAACATGTGGCTGCCATATACAGTGGTGAACCAATGAAAAATTGGATCTTTTTTTTGTAGTGGTTTAAAGCATTTTATATGTGCCTTTATGTTTTTGCCTTTGACTACGTGGTGGTCTTGTGGTGGATGAATATTTGATAAGACAATTCTTGATGATAAAGTATATTTGTACTATGTTTTCTGAATAAAGTTGTTAGCTTTATAGCTGTGTTGATCGAACCCCCTCTACGAATATTGTTGTATCTTTCAATAATACATAGCTTTTGAAGGGTATGAATGTGGTTTTTAAAGATTCGTAGCAACATAGCATTATAGAAACTTGATAGTGATATATGAGGTCTTGACTAGTAATGGTTGTTAGGCTTTTCTTCTCCCCCGGTCTGCAAAATTATTGCCTTTCTGTACGCTTTACTCTTGATCAGTTGATATTAGAGTAGAATTGTTCTGCAAGAGATGTGACTGATTGAGACATGATAGGCTCTTTGATCGTCTTGACAAAATTCTTTTGTGATGTAATGGAGTTGTAAAACAGATCTCTGAAACATAGCTTGTAATGCTTTATCACTTTCTAATGATAGAGATGGACAAAAATAATGACTGCAAGATTTCTCTGATGCAACCGAGTTGATTGTAGCATTTACTTGGAATATTTGATATTGAGGACCATAGACATCATAAGATCAATGCTTCTCAGTCATAATTTTCTCACATGTCGTTGGTTTTTGGATGCAACTAGTTGTAAAATGAGATATGTTGTGTCTTGGCACATTTGAGTAGTTTGAATAGCAAGAGTTTAGGCTGATAAATATCTTGCTAACTATGTAAATATACCAACCAGAGATAAGGAAACCATGAGGTACACTAATTTAATTCAGGATTGTAGTGCTCTGCTGACTTATGACTAGCCTATGCATTTTCTGTAGTAAATTAACTTCAATGCTTTTTCTTGACCTTGTTTTTCCATGCTTAAGTTTGCCATACCTTTAACCATACTCTACGATATGCTAATTTGAGTCATCGACAAATAACTTCAATTGCAGGCCTGCAAAGCCAGGTATGAGGAGTTACGTAAGCGCTACTCTGGATGCACGTGAGTCAAGTTCTTCGATATCATGAccttatttgtttattaatgaGTTAGTTACCATGGAAGTTATGGCTTCTGACATATGACACATGTATGATTTTTGCTTCCATCTAATGTATGGAGTACACAATTCACTGAGCTATTTGATCTTGCCTTCAGCTCTAAAATGAATTCATGGTTTCCATTAGTTACTGTGAGTTGAATATAATAGGATGCCATCCTTGCGCTAACCAGTGTCTTACTTATATAACCTTATTTTGGCCAGTGCTTTGTTTGAAGAGTTGCGGAAGCGACGAGTGGAAGAATTGAAGCGGGAATTGGTGAGATCTGAGAGCTCCATTGGGTTAGTAAATATGTTTCTTCCTGTTTTAAGTTGATAAGCAAACACTGGCTAATAAATCACTTCATTAATGAATCCTGATGTTTTTGCCAATATTTCATGCATCTGAATGGCATAAAAATCCTGTCTTTTTAGATTACTACTGCCTCAAGTCTCTGGTTCCCTTAGTTATCTGTATCCTTAGAGTAACTCTGTGATTCTCATATTTTATCTCGATGCTCATTGTCAGGTCACTTGAGTCAAAGATTGAAAGGCTACAGGCTGAGAGAGAGCGATCTGATCAGATAGACCACAGTTTGAGTCACACTAAATCTCCTGCTCCTCAGACAAAATCAGAAGATATCGAGTCTTCTGTGAAAGAAGAAGCAAAGGATGGGTTGTCTGCTGGCAGCTTCACGCTTGATATTAGAACAAACGGGTCCCCCGAGTCTCAGGTTCCCACCATACCCTCAGCTACAGAGGCAGTCGTGAAGCTAGAACTTTCAGAGTCTTGGGGACGGGACAAAGCTCCAAGTACAAGCAAGGTTCCAGACTCTGCGAATGGAAATGGTGGGGCTGTGAGGAAGAGAAGAGGTAAGAGGAGAAGAAAAGACACGGTTTGGGATGCCAAAGAAGGGAGCATTGAGGACAGTGACAACGTATGTTCAACGAGTCTCGCCTCCACTTCTCACTGTAAAGAAGTACTAACCAGTTGTGATCAGAGTAACAGGCGTTCTGCTGCAAGTGATCATATAGTAGGTTTATCTAGGTTTAGGAATGATGACTTGATGAGGATTTTCAATTCTATCACACAGCACGAAGCTGCTATGGTCTTCAGGCATCGTCTTGATAGTCAGAAGAGAGCAAGATACAAGAAAATGATAAGGCGTCATATGGATATCGAAACAGCAAGATCAAGACTAGCCAACTGGTCCATCAGAACACCAGGTGAACTCTTCAGAGATTTCCTTTTACTAGCCAACAATGCCATGGTATTTTACTCTAAGAGAACGAGAGAATACAAAGCAGCAATGGCCCTAAGAGACATTGTCACTAGAGCCTATCGGGAACAttacaaaggctcttaccacaAAGCTACATCATCACACCTTCCATTGCCAATAATTGGTAATCCACCTGGGAAGCCACGAAGTGTTCGTCCTCGTCCTTCTAAAGAAAAACTTCAAGCCAAGTATGGCAACAACATCATTGCTGGAACACTAGGAAGACAGAATCATAAACCTGGTGATGCTGCTGATTCTAAGGTACCATCGCAAACTCCCTCATCAGCTAAGAAGGGCTTCAAGAAGCCCGGAAAAATCAAGTGTGGATCGACTACCGAGACTGTCAATCCACAGAGTAAAGTACAAGCTAAGGAATCCTCACAACATAATATTAAGGTTAAAAAGGAGCATCGAGTTAAGGCTGTAACCAAAGAGAGGAAGAGGGCTCGCCAAAAGTGATTTTGGTTTAGAAATTTTCTGGTGTATCATATTTCAATTTTGCGTTGCCATTTTGCTCTAGGCATCATCTTGATACAGGAGAAATGCAGGTGTAATATAATACTAATGAAGTTGTGGATAATTAACTCCAAAATTATAGAATTGTTCCTGAACTATCTCTTCATCAGGCCCTACTATATTATGGATAAAAAGGCCTTGTATAATAAGAATCCCAATGGTTGGAACTTGGACTCAACAATTGTGTTGTTATGTTTGTGCCTGATGCAGCAGACTTACTCAGAAGGCATTGAGAAGAGGATCGATCCTGTTATAATCAGTATGGATAACTATCCTTCAAATcaactaaatcatattaaagTACAGTCTTTTGTAGTTTTGTCCTTTTATGCCCCTCGTTATAAATAATGTTTTGCGGGCATATGATCCACAAATTATGTCTCAacataacttcaatttctaaAGAACTTAGGTCCCATTACACATAAGTTCAATTGTGAAACGGCAAAAATAAAAACCAGACCATTATCAGCACATGATATTATTTCCTATAATTTAACCAGATATTGTAGTTAGCCTAATCAATAAACATGTCAAGATCAACTTACACATAATTGATTAACTAATTGGTGAtcaataaaatagataaataaacaAAGAATTAAGCCAATAGGCAATGGACAAAACTCCATAGCTTATGCATAATTGATTAACTAATTGGTGACAGAGAATAAGGAAtaagttaatattttaaaagaaggTTACATTGGTTAACTAGTTCCACCACATGTCAAGATCAACTTATAGTTTagatcttaattattttttaattcaatattgTTACTCAAAAGGGTTAGCACATATTTGGTAAACACTTACCTACCCCAAATGCTtacattattaaattaatagaCATATGACATGTGTTTGCATGTAATTTTCttaacatttatatatttttcacttaTTAAATCACTTGACAATACCAATTTCACGTTGTTtaatataaacaataataatttatttgcattcgatatttatattagattatattaatttatcttgattattatttattaaagcAGATAGTGAATCGTAATTTAGTATTTagagtatatataaaaatcggTCATgcaaaaatctttttttgatTCTTTCACTACAGATAATAACCATTCAAAACTTGAGAATTATTTACCAGAATAGAAGGATTTTGAAGATAAATTCATGTTATAGATCGAATCgctcattaaatttttttttttttttagaatgaaaTAACTTATTGTTATGTGTGCTAAGAAATTCAAtctatattaaatattatatatttcattaaacCGATATAATTATCAAGTGTATATAAATTCACATGATAAAAATACCTAAtatgagtaattttttttatatattaatataaatttggagtattttttgttgaaaCCAAGTTAAGATAAAATGGGGACCGTTTGAACAATTTAGAAAA
This window of the Solanum pennellii chromosome 2, SPENNV200 genome carries:
- the LOC107009260 gene encoding uncharacterized protein LOC107009260 isoform X2 gives rise to the protein MGPEIGTSSHRSSVPGLYILTVLPLSALFEELRKRRVEELKRELVRSESSIGSLESKIERLQAERERSDQIDHSLSHTKSPAPQTKSEDIESSVKEEAKDGLSAGSFTLDIRTNGSPESQVPTIPSATEAVVKLELSESWGRDKAPSTSKVPDSANGNGGAVRKRRGKRRRKDTVWDAKEGSIEDSDNVCSTSLASTSHCKEVLTSCDQSNRRSAASDHIVGLSRFRNDDLMRIFNSITQHEAAMVFRHRLDSQKRARYKKMIRRHMDIETARSRLANWSIRTPGELFRDFLLLANNAMVFYSKRTREYKAAMALRDIVTRAYREHYKGSYHKATSSHLPLPIIGNPPGKPRSVRPRPSKEKLQAKYGNNIIAGTLGRQNHKPGDAADSKVPSQTPSSAKKGFKKPGKIKCGSTTETVNPQSKVQAKESSQHNIKVKKEHRVKAVTKERKRARQK
- the LOC107009260 gene encoding uncharacterized protein LOC107009260 isoform X1 — protein: METETMGVGVGKMNWGTWEELILGSAVRRHGTRDWNVVASELRARTLYPHCFTPEACKARYEELRKRYSGCTALFEELRKRRVEELKRELVRSESSIGSLESKIERLQAERERSDQIDHSLSHTKSPAPQTKSEDIESSVKEEAKDGLSAGSFTLDIRTNGSPESQVPTIPSATEAVVKLELSESWGRDKAPSTSKVPDSANGNGGAVRKRRGKRRRKDTVWDAKEGSIEDSDNVCSTSLASTSHCKEVLTSCDQSNRRSAASDHIVGLSRFRNDDLMRIFNSITQHEAAMVFRHRLDSQKRARYKKMIRRHMDIETARSRLANWSIRTPGELFRDFLLLANNAMVFYSKRTREYKAAMALRDIVTRAYREHYKGSYHKATSSHLPLPIIGNPPGKPRSVRPRPSKEKLQAKYGNNIIAGTLGRQNHKPGDAADSKVPSQTPSSAKKGFKKPGKIKCGSTTETVNPQSKVQAKESSQHNIKVKKEHRVKAVTKERKRARQK